The Negativicoccus succinicivorans region TATTTACGCAGAAAATCGAACAGATGACCGACGGGGAAGGGGAAGCCATTTCCCGAGCGCCACATCCGCGTATGCTGGTACGTCTGCCGATGCAGCAAGCGGTTACTAAACACAGCCTGATGCGGAGACAAATTCATGCATGAGGGCGAAGTGTACTTTCAAACAGAACGGCGCTACATTACGTATGTTGTGCGCATTTTGGAAGGGTATGAATATTTAGGCGTGGTGACGACCAGCGATCCCCAACTGGGGATCGCTCGTGTCCGCGCGACCGAGGATACTAAAGCGGACGTTTGCGCCGTTTTGCAATCGCTTGCAATTCCGCTTCAGATCGCAGAAAGCCCTGAAGATTTTGTCAAAAAAGAGTAGCCAAAACGCAAAAACTGTGTTAAACTATGAAAGTCAGCAAAACAGAGGAGCAAGGAAAGAAGCACTTGACAAGACCCGGCCACATCAGTATAATTAACTTTGTTATGACGCATGCTGGCGTAGCTCAATCGGTAGAGCAACTGATTTGTAATCAGTAGGTTGTGGGTTCAAGTCCTATCGCCAGCTCCAGCATTACATGGAGGGATTCCCGAGCGGCCAAAGGGAGCAGACTGTAAATCTGCCGGCTATTGCCTTCGAAGGTTCGAATCCTTCTCCCTCCACCATTGAACATCGCGGGGTGGAGCAGTTGGTAGCTCGTCGGGCTCATAACCCGAAGGTCGTAGGTTCAAATCCTACCCCCGCAACCAAGTCATCTAATTCCTTTCAGATAAATTGCCAAAGGATAAGCTGATGTAGCTCAGTCGGTAGAGCGTATCCTTGGTAAGGATAAGGTCACCGGTT contains the following coding sequences:
- a CDS encoding DUF4911 domain-containing protein; its protein translation is MHEGEVYFQTERRYITYVVRILEGYEYLGVVTTSDPQLGIARVRATEDTKADVCAVLQSLAIPLQIAESPEDFVKKE